A part of Synechococcus sp. KORDI-49 genomic DNA contains:
- a CDS encoding TIGR04282 family arsenosugar biosynthesis glycosyltransferase, with translation MPPGAALVVMARWPAAGRCKRRLAHDLSQVLQHPVAAERAAHIQRRLTGHTLAVAKRLQQDGQLDVVLAVSGTGPGAARRWAGSLGVGSVRLQGGGGLGTRLRRQLLLSRRTDGPTLVIGTDLPWLNRRDLLAAIEMLQRSDLVLGPAEDGGYWLIGLSRELLRQPALWPLSGIPWGGERVLASTLAQAADRGVSTMLLGERNDLDQLTDLRPWLG, from the coding sequence ATGCCGCCAGGAGCCGCGCTTGTGGTGATGGCCCGTTGGCCCGCGGCAGGACGCTGCAAACGTCGCCTGGCGCACGATCTCAGCCAGGTGCTGCAGCACCCCGTTGCCGCCGAACGGGCAGCGCACATTCAGCGACGGCTGACCGGACACACCCTGGCCGTGGCGAAGCGGCTGCAACAGGACGGGCAACTGGATGTTGTGCTGGCGGTGAGTGGAACAGGGCCTGGCGCAGCAAGGCGTTGGGCTGGCAGCCTCGGCGTCGGCTCCGTCCGGCTTCAGGGAGGCGGAGGGCTGGGCACGCGGCTGCGACGGCAGCTGCTGCTGTCCCGCCGAACCGACGGTCCGACCCTCGTGATCGGAACGGATCTGCCGTGGCTGAACCGCCGTGACCTGCTGGCGGCCATCGAGATGCTCCAACGCAGCGACCTGGTGCTGGGGCCGGCGGAGGACGGCGGTTACTGGCTGATCGGGCTGTCCCGGGAGCTGCTGAGGCAACCGGCGCTCTGGCCGCTGAGCGGCATCCCCTGGGGCGGGGAACGGGTGCTCGCCAGCACGCTGGCGCAGGCGGCCGATCGCGGAGTCAGCACGATGCTGCTGGGGGAACGCAACGACCTCGATCAGCTGACGGATCTGCGGCCTTGGCTGGGCTGA
- a CDS encoding trypsin-like peptidase domain-containing protein, translating into MQRSIAWIGIALIATSLSSCAQLRQQLGLEQEAPVTLPPVVNDEPRTAPLQPGENVIVKAVDRVGPAVVRIDTVKEVNNPLGSMFGFGPSTQRQQGQGSGFITRTNGLIFTNEHVVRGADTVAVTLPDGRSFNGKVLGGDPLTDVAVVKVVAENLPVASLGDSNTLRPGEWAIAIGNPFGLNNTVTAGIISAVGRTNAIGAGQRVPYIQTDAAVNPGNSGGPLINASGQVIGMNTAIRQAPGAGLSFAVPINLAKRIAQQIVSTGQASHPFIGVQLRSLTPQLAREINATGNTCEVPEVNGVLVVEVVPGTPAAEAGIQQCDLIQKVDGAEVSNPSEVQLAVDRGQVGEPMQLMLERKGQPLTVEVRPKELPRKS; encoded by the coding sequence GGTGACACTGCCGCCGGTGGTGAACGACGAACCCCGGACGGCACCGCTTCAACCGGGCGAGAACGTGATCGTCAAAGCGGTCGATCGCGTAGGCCCTGCGGTGGTCCGGATCGACACGGTGAAGGAGGTGAACAACCCGCTGGGCAGCATGTTCGGATTTGGGCCGTCGACCCAGCGCCAGCAGGGGCAGGGCTCCGGGTTCATCACCCGCACCAACGGTCTGATCTTCACCAACGAACATGTGGTGCGGGGAGCGGACACCGTGGCCGTGACACTTCCGGATGGCCGCAGCTTCAATGGGAAGGTGCTCGGTGGCGATCCACTCACCGACGTGGCGGTGGTGAAGGTGGTGGCCGAAAACCTGCCCGTGGCCAGCCTCGGGGACTCCAACACGCTGCGACCGGGGGAATGGGCGATCGCCATCGGCAATCCCTTCGGCCTCAACAACACCGTCACCGCCGGCATCATCAGTGCCGTGGGCCGCACCAACGCCATCGGAGCCGGCCAGCGGGTTCCCTACATCCAGACGGATGCAGCCGTGAATCCCGGCAACAGCGGCGGCCCGCTGATCAATGCCTCCGGCCAGGTGATCGGAATGAACACGGCGATCCGGCAGGCACCGGGTGCCGGCCTCAGCTTCGCGGTGCCGATCAACCTGGCCAAGCGCATCGCCCAGCAGATCGTCAGCACCGGACAGGCCTCCCATCCGTTCATCGGCGTGCAGCTGCGCAGCCTCACCCCGCAGCTGGCCCGCGAGATCAACGCCACGGGCAACACCTGCGAAGTCCCGGAGGTCAACGGCGTTCTGGTGGTGGAAGTGGTGCCCGGCACCCCGGCGGCCGAAGCCGGCATCCAGCAGTGCGACCTGATTCAGAAGGTGGACGGTGCCGAGGTCAGCAACCCCTCGGAGGTGCAGCTGGCCGTGGATCGCGGTCAGGTCGGCGAACCGATGCAGCTGATGCTGGAGCGGAAGGGGCAGCCACTCACCGTTGAGGTGCGTCCCAAGGAACTGCCGCGCAAGAGCTGA